From the genome of Bactrocera oleae isolate idBacOlea1 chromosome 2, idBacOlea1, whole genome shotgun sequence, one region includes:
- the nAChRbeta1 gene encoding acetylcholine receptor subunit beta-like 1 isoform X1 yields MRHIFSYSHLSISNLVLIHTHIHAYSYICSLLTFAASIFVSTHHLYPAINFSYTIRYILPYKVIYHNLYISLYLYILSYMHTYICICFNCLSNCGIVHLTFNQILFFFASYIWFIYKKKKKTIIYSCLLVSASEDEERLVRDLFRGYNKLIRPVQNMTQKVGVRFGLAFVQLINVNEKNQIMKSNVWLRLVWYDYQLQWDEADYGGIGVLRLPPDKVWKPDIVLFNNADGNYEVRYKSNVLIYPTGEVLWVPPAIYQSSCTIDVTYFPFDQQTCIMKFGSWTFNGDQVSLALYNNKNFVDLSDYWKSGTWDIIEVPAYLNVYEGDGNHPTETDITFYIIIRRKTLFYTVNLILPTVLISFLCVLVFYLPAEAGEKVTLGISILLSLVVFLLLVSKILPPTSLVLPLIAKYLLFTFIMNTVSILVTVIIINWNFRGPRTHRMPMWIRTVFLHYLPAFLLMKRPRKTRLRWMMEMPGMSMPAHPHPSYGSPAELPKHIRYVCNFLYIFHVFIIFRFVFSAIGGKQSKMEVMELSDLHHPNCKINRKVNSGADLGIGDQCRRESESSDSILLSPEASKATEAVEFIAEHLRNEDLYIQTREDWKYVAMVIDRLQLYIFFIVTTAGTVGILMDAPHIFEYVDQDRIIEIYRGK; encoded by the exons ATGCGTCACATTTTCAGCTACTCTCATCTATCTATCTCTAATTTGGTTCTTATACACActcatatacatgcatactcgtacatatgttcCTTACTAACATTTGCAGCATCTATTTTCGTATCCACCCACCATCTATATCCAGCTATTAACTTTTCATATACTATTCGTTACATACTCCCATACAAAGTTATCTATCACAATCTTTATATTTCGCTCTATCTCTACATACTctcgtacatgcatacatacatatgtatttgttttaacTGTCTATCTAACTGTGGCATTGTGCATTTGACTTTTAACCAAATACTCTTTTTCTTTGCATCATACATttggtttatatataaaaagaaaaaaaaaactattatttactCGTGTCTCTTAGTAAGTGCATCCGAAGATGAAGAACGCTTGGTACGTGATCTCTTTCGTGGGTATAACAAACTTATACGACCCGTTCAGAATATGACACAAAAAGTTGGAGTAAGATTTGGTTTGGCGTTCGTACAGCTAATCAATGTC AATGAGAAAAATCAAATTATGAAATCAAACGTTTGGTTACGTTTGGTTTGGTACGATTATCAATTGCAATGGGATGAGGCCGATTATGGTGGTATTGGTGTGCTGCGTTTGCCGCCCGATAAGGTTTGGAAACCGGACATTGTATTGTTCAATAA TGCTGATGGCAATTACGAAGTGCGTTATAAATCCAACGTGCTCATTTATCCGACGGGCGAAGTGCTCTGGGTACCGCCGGCAATCTATCAGAGTTCATGCACCATAGATGTCACATATTTTCCATTCGATCAGCAGACGTGTATTATGAAATTTGGTTCGTGGACCTTTAACGGTGATCAGGTGTCGCTGGCCttgtacaacaataaaaactttgTCGATCTCTCGGATTATTGGAAATCCGGTACTTGGGACATTATTGAAGTGCCGGCCTATCTTAATGTCTACGAAGGCGATGGCAATCATCCAACCGAGACagatattacattttatataattatacgtCGCAAGACATTATTCTACACAGTGAACTTGATATTGCCAACCGTGCTGATCTCATTCCTGTGCGTACTGGTGTTTTATCTGCCTGCCGAGGCTGGCGAGAAG GTTACATTGGGTATAAGCATTCTGCTGTCACTGGTTGTGTTCCTATTGCTAGTATCAAAGATTCTACCGCCGACTTCGTTGGTGCTGCCACTCATCGCCAAATATCTGTTGTTCACCTTCATTATGAATACGGTGTCAATTTTGGTTAccgttattattataaattggaACTTTCGCGGCCCGCGTACACATCGCATGCCCATGTGGATACGTACGGTCTTTCTGCATTATCTGCCCGCGTTTTTGCTCATGAAGCGTCCGCGTAAAACAAGATTGCGTTGGATGATGGAAATGCCGGGCATGAGCATGCCGGCACATCCACATCCCTCATATGGATCGCCAGCTGAACTACCCAAGCACAtaaggtatgtatgtaattttctcTATATCTTTCatgttttcattatatttcgcTTTGTATTTAGCGCAATCGGCGGCAAACAATCCAAAATGGAAGTAATGGAGCTCTCCGACTTACATCATCCCAATTGCAAAATCAATCGTAAAGTAAATAGCGGCGCCGATTTAGGTATTGGCGATCAATGTCGGCGTGAAAGTGAATCCTCCGATTCGATATTGCTTTCGCCTGAGGCTAGTAAAGCCACCGAAGCAGTGGAGTTCATCGCAGAACATTTACGAAATGAAGATCTCTATATACAA ACTCGTGAGGACTGGAAATATGTGGCCATGGTCATTGATCGTCTTCAACTCTATATCTTCTTCATTGTGACCACTGCCGGTACAGTTGGCATACTAATGGATGCGCCACATATCTTTGAATATGTAGATCAAGACCGCATCATCGAAATATATCGTGGAAAATAA
- the nAChRbeta1 gene encoding acetylcholine receptor subunit beta-like 1 isoform X4, which yields MDRTRYSNWLSSCLGLLVLLLVCTQLQRVSASEDEERLVRDLFRGYNKLIRPVQNMTQKVGVRFGLAFVQLINVNEKNQIMKSNVWLRLVWYDYQLQWDEADYGGIGVLRLPPDKVWKPDIVLFNNADGNYEVRYKSNVLIYPTGEVLWVPPAIYQSSCTIDVTYFPFDQQTCIMKFGSWTFNGDQVSLALYNNKNFVDLSDYWKSGTWDIIEVPAYLNVYEGDGNHPTETDITFYIIIRRKTLFYTVNLILPTVLISFLCVLVFYLPAEAGEKVTLGISILLSLVVFLLLVSKILPPTSLVLPLIAKYLLFTFIMNTVSILVTVIIINWNFRGPRTHRMPMWIRTVFLHYLPAFLLMKRPRKTRLRWMMEMPGMSMPAHPHPSYGSPAELPKHISAIGGKQSKMEVMELSDLHHPNCKINRKVNSGADLGIGDQCRRESESSDSILLSPEASKATEAVEFIAEHLRNEDLYIQTREDWKYVAMVIDRLQLYIFFIVTTAGTVGILMDAPHIFEYVDQDRIIEIYRGK from the exons ATGGATCGGACAAGATATAGCAATTGGCTGAGTAGCTGCCTGGGACTGCTAGTGCTGCTGCTGGTTTGCACACAGCTGCAAAGAG TAAGTGCATCCGAAGATGAAGAACGCTTGGTACGTGATCTCTTTCGTGGGTATAACAAACTTATACGACCCGTTCAGAATATGACACAAAAAGTTGGAGTAAGATTTGGTTTGGCGTTCGTACAGCTAATCAATGTC AATGAGAAAAATCAAATTATGAAATCAAACGTTTGGTTACGTTTGGTTTGGTACGATTATCAATTGCAATGGGATGAGGCCGATTATGGTGGTATTGGTGTGCTGCGTTTGCCGCCCGATAAGGTTTGGAAACCGGACATTGTATTGTTCAATAA TGCTGATGGCAATTACGAAGTGCGTTATAAATCCAACGTGCTCATTTATCCGACGGGCGAAGTGCTCTGGGTACCGCCGGCAATCTATCAGAGTTCATGCACCATAGATGTCACATATTTTCCATTCGATCAGCAGACGTGTATTATGAAATTTGGTTCGTGGACCTTTAACGGTGATCAGGTGTCGCTGGCCttgtacaacaataaaaactttgTCGATCTCTCGGATTATTGGAAATCCGGTACTTGGGACATTATTGAAGTGCCGGCCTATCTTAATGTCTACGAAGGCGATGGCAATCATCCAACCGAGACagatattacattttatataattatacgtCGCAAGACATTATTCTACACAGTGAACTTGATATTGCCAACCGTGCTGATCTCATTCCTGTGCGTACTGGTGTTTTATCTGCCTGCCGAGGCTGGCGAGAAG GTTACATTGGGTATAAGCATTCTGCTGTCACTGGTTGTGTTCCTATTGCTAGTATCAAAGATTCTACCGCCGACTTCGTTGGTGCTGCCACTCATCGCCAAATATCTGTTGTTCACCTTCATTATGAATACGGTGTCAATTTTGGTTAccgttattattataaattggaACTTTCGCGGCCCGCGTACACATCGCATGCCCATGTGGATACGTACGGTCTTTCTGCATTATCTGCCCGCGTTTTTGCTCATGAAGCGTCCGCGTAAAACAAGATTGCGTTGGATGATGGAAATGCCGGGCATGAGCATGCCGGCACATCCACATCCCTCATATGGATCGCCAGCTGAACTACCCAAGCACAtaag CGCAATCGGCGGCAAACAATCCAAAATGGAAGTAATGGAGCTCTCCGACTTACATCATCCCAATTGCAAAATCAATCGTAAAGTAAATAGCGGCGCCGATTTAGGTATTGGCGATCAATGTCGGCGTGAAAGTGAATCCTCCGATTCGATATTGCTTTCGCCTGAGGCTAGTAAAGCCACCGAAGCAGTGGAGTTCATCGCAGAACATTTACGAAATGAAGATCTCTATATACAA ACTCGTGAGGACTGGAAATATGTGGCCATGGTCATTGATCGTCTTCAACTCTATATCTTCTTCATTGTGACCACTGCCGGTACAGTTGGCATACTAATGGATGCGCCACATATCTTTGAATATGTAGATCAAGACCGCATCATCGAAATATATCGTGGAAAATAA
- the nAChRbeta1 gene encoding acetylcholine receptor subunit beta-like 1 isoform X3, protein MQCKNNCITYIDMLYCINALTAYDKNKLSASEDEERLVRDLFRGYNKLIRPVQNMTQKVGVRFGLAFVQLINVNEKNQIMKSNVWLRLVWYDYQLQWDEADYGGIGVLRLPPDKVWKPDIVLFNNADGNYEVRYKSNVLIYPTGEVLWVPPAIYQSSCTIDVTYFPFDQQTCIMKFGSWTFNGDQVSLALYNNKNFVDLSDYWKSGTWDIIEVPAYLNVYEGDGNHPTETDITFYIIIRRKTLFYTVNLILPTVLISFLCVLVFYLPAEAGEKVTLGISILLSLVVFLLLVSKILPPTSLVLPLIAKYLLFTFIMNTVSILVTVIIINWNFRGPRTHRMPMWIRTVFLHYLPAFLLMKRPRKTRLRWMMEMPGMSMPAHPHPSYGSPAELPKHIRYVCNFLYIFHVFIIFRFVFSAIGGKQSKMEVMELSDLHHPNCKINRKVNSGADLGIGDQCRRESESSDSILLSPEASKATEAVEFIAEHLRNEDLYIQTREDWKYVAMVIDRLQLYIFFIVTTAGTVGILMDAPHIFEYVDQDRIIEIYRGK, encoded by the exons atgcagTGTAAAAATAACTGTATTACTTACATTGATATGTTATACTGTATTAATGCTTTAACAGCGTACGATAAGAACAAGT TAAGTGCATCCGAAGATGAAGAACGCTTGGTACGTGATCTCTTTCGTGGGTATAACAAACTTATACGACCCGTTCAGAATATGACACAAAAAGTTGGAGTAAGATTTGGTTTGGCGTTCGTACAGCTAATCAATGTC AATGAGAAAAATCAAATTATGAAATCAAACGTTTGGTTACGTTTGGTTTGGTACGATTATCAATTGCAATGGGATGAGGCCGATTATGGTGGTATTGGTGTGCTGCGTTTGCCGCCCGATAAGGTTTGGAAACCGGACATTGTATTGTTCAATAA TGCTGATGGCAATTACGAAGTGCGTTATAAATCCAACGTGCTCATTTATCCGACGGGCGAAGTGCTCTGGGTACCGCCGGCAATCTATCAGAGTTCATGCACCATAGATGTCACATATTTTCCATTCGATCAGCAGACGTGTATTATGAAATTTGGTTCGTGGACCTTTAACGGTGATCAGGTGTCGCTGGCCttgtacaacaataaaaactttgTCGATCTCTCGGATTATTGGAAATCCGGTACTTGGGACATTATTGAAGTGCCGGCCTATCTTAATGTCTACGAAGGCGATGGCAATCATCCAACCGAGACagatattacattttatataattatacgtCGCAAGACATTATTCTACACAGTGAACTTGATATTGCCAACCGTGCTGATCTCATTCCTGTGCGTACTGGTGTTTTATCTGCCTGCCGAGGCTGGCGAGAAG GTTACATTGGGTATAAGCATTCTGCTGTCACTGGTTGTGTTCCTATTGCTAGTATCAAAGATTCTACCGCCGACTTCGTTGGTGCTGCCACTCATCGCCAAATATCTGTTGTTCACCTTCATTATGAATACGGTGTCAATTTTGGTTAccgttattattataaattggaACTTTCGCGGCCCGCGTACACATCGCATGCCCATGTGGATACGTACGGTCTTTCTGCATTATCTGCCCGCGTTTTTGCTCATGAAGCGTCCGCGTAAAACAAGATTGCGTTGGATGATGGAAATGCCGGGCATGAGCATGCCGGCACATCCACATCCCTCATATGGATCGCCAGCTGAACTACCCAAGCACAtaaggtatgtatgtaattttctcTATATCTTTCatgttttcattatatttcgcTTTGTATTTAGCGCAATCGGCGGCAAACAATCCAAAATGGAAGTAATGGAGCTCTCCGACTTACATCATCCCAATTGCAAAATCAATCGTAAAGTAAATAGCGGCGCCGATTTAGGTATTGGCGATCAATGTCGGCGTGAAAGTGAATCCTCCGATTCGATATTGCTTTCGCCTGAGGCTAGTAAAGCCACCGAAGCAGTGGAGTTCATCGCAGAACATTTACGAAATGAAGATCTCTATATACAA ACTCGTGAGGACTGGAAATATGTGGCCATGGTCATTGATCGTCTTCAACTCTATATCTTCTTCATTGTGACCACTGCCGGTACAGTTGGCATACTAATGGATGCGCCACATATCTTTGAATATGTAGATCAAGACCGCATCATCGAAATATATCGTGGAAAATAA
- the nAChRbeta1 gene encoding acetylcholine receptor subunit beta-like 1 isoform X2, which produces MDRTRYSNWLSSCLGLLVLLLVCTQLQRVSASEDEERLVRDLFRGYNKLIRPVQNMTQKVGVRFGLAFVQLINVNEKNQIMKSNVWLRLVWYDYQLQWDEADYGGIGVLRLPPDKVWKPDIVLFNNADGNYEVRYKSNVLIYPTGEVLWVPPAIYQSSCTIDVTYFPFDQQTCIMKFGSWTFNGDQVSLALYNNKNFVDLSDYWKSGTWDIIEVPAYLNVYEGDGNHPTETDITFYIIIRRKTLFYTVNLILPTVLISFLCVLVFYLPAEAGEKVTLGISILLSLVVFLLLVSKILPPTSLVLPLIAKYLLFTFIMNTVSILVTVIIINWNFRGPRTHRMPMWIRTVFLHYLPAFLLMKRPRKTRLRWMMEMPGMSMPAHPHPSYGSPAELPKHIRYVCNFLYIFHVFIIFRFVFSAIGGKQSKMEVMELSDLHHPNCKINRKVNSGADLGIGDQCRRESESSDSILLSPEASKATEAVEFIAEHLRNEDLYIQTREDWKYVAMVIDRLQLYIFFIVTTAGTVGILMDAPHIFEYVDQDRIIEIYRGK; this is translated from the exons ATGGATCGGACAAGATATAGCAATTGGCTGAGTAGCTGCCTGGGACTGCTAGTGCTGCTGCTGGTTTGCACACAGCTGCAAAGAG TAAGTGCATCCGAAGATGAAGAACGCTTGGTACGTGATCTCTTTCGTGGGTATAACAAACTTATACGACCCGTTCAGAATATGACACAAAAAGTTGGAGTAAGATTTGGTTTGGCGTTCGTACAGCTAATCAATGTC AATGAGAAAAATCAAATTATGAAATCAAACGTTTGGTTACGTTTGGTTTGGTACGATTATCAATTGCAATGGGATGAGGCCGATTATGGTGGTATTGGTGTGCTGCGTTTGCCGCCCGATAAGGTTTGGAAACCGGACATTGTATTGTTCAATAA TGCTGATGGCAATTACGAAGTGCGTTATAAATCCAACGTGCTCATTTATCCGACGGGCGAAGTGCTCTGGGTACCGCCGGCAATCTATCAGAGTTCATGCACCATAGATGTCACATATTTTCCATTCGATCAGCAGACGTGTATTATGAAATTTGGTTCGTGGACCTTTAACGGTGATCAGGTGTCGCTGGCCttgtacaacaataaaaactttgTCGATCTCTCGGATTATTGGAAATCCGGTACTTGGGACATTATTGAAGTGCCGGCCTATCTTAATGTCTACGAAGGCGATGGCAATCATCCAACCGAGACagatattacattttatataattatacgtCGCAAGACATTATTCTACACAGTGAACTTGATATTGCCAACCGTGCTGATCTCATTCCTGTGCGTACTGGTGTTTTATCTGCCTGCCGAGGCTGGCGAGAAG GTTACATTGGGTATAAGCATTCTGCTGTCACTGGTTGTGTTCCTATTGCTAGTATCAAAGATTCTACCGCCGACTTCGTTGGTGCTGCCACTCATCGCCAAATATCTGTTGTTCACCTTCATTATGAATACGGTGTCAATTTTGGTTAccgttattattataaattggaACTTTCGCGGCCCGCGTACACATCGCATGCCCATGTGGATACGTACGGTCTTTCTGCATTATCTGCCCGCGTTTTTGCTCATGAAGCGTCCGCGTAAAACAAGATTGCGTTGGATGATGGAAATGCCGGGCATGAGCATGCCGGCACATCCACATCCCTCATATGGATCGCCAGCTGAACTACCCAAGCACAtaaggtatgtatgtaattttctcTATATCTTTCatgttttcattatatttcgcTTTGTATTTAGCGCAATCGGCGGCAAACAATCCAAAATGGAAGTAATGGAGCTCTCCGACTTACATCATCCCAATTGCAAAATCAATCGTAAAGTAAATAGCGGCGCCGATTTAGGTATTGGCGATCAATGTCGGCGTGAAAGTGAATCCTCCGATTCGATATTGCTTTCGCCTGAGGCTAGTAAAGCCACCGAAGCAGTGGAGTTCATCGCAGAACATTTACGAAATGAAGATCTCTATATACAA ACTCGTGAGGACTGGAAATATGTGGCCATGGTCATTGATCGTCTTCAACTCTATATCTTCTTCATTGTGACCACTGCCGGTACAGTTGGCATACTAATGGATGCGCCACATATCTTTGAATATGTAGATCAAGACCGCATCATCGAAATATATCGTGGAAAATAA